A single window of Streptomyces sp. NBC_00464 DNA harbors:
- the meaB gene encoding methylmalonyl Co-A mutase-associated GTPase MeaB: MAPKIDLDSYVKGVLDGKRAHIARAITLVESIRPDHRALAQQLLRELLPHSGNARRIGISGVPGVGKSTFIDALGTMLTGLGHRVAVLAVDPSSSRTGGSILGDKTRMERLAVDPAAFVRPSPTAGTLGGVAKATRESVVVMEAAGYDVVLVETVGVGQSETAVANMVDTFLLLTLARTGDQLQGIKKGVLELADAIAVNKADGPHERDARSAARELAGALRLMHPVDAAWTPPVLTCSARESSGLDTLWERLEQHRALLESTGRLAAKRSEQQVDWTWTMVRDDLLDSLRGHPGVRALAPELELRVREGSLPATLAAEQILKVFRGPGQAAPDGS; this comes from the coding sequence ATGGCTCCGAAGATCGATCTCGACAGCTATGTGAAGGGGGTACTCGACGGGAAGCGGGCGCACATCGCGCGCGCCATCACCCTCGTCGAGTCCATCCGCCCCGACCACCGGGCACTGGCGCAGCAGTTGCTGCGCGAACTGCTGCCGCACTCGGGCAACGCCCGGCGCATCGGCATCAGCGGAGTGCCCGGCGTCGGCAAGTCCACGTTCATCGACGCGCTCGGCACGATGCTCACCGGGCTCGGGCACCGGGTCGCGGTGCTCGCCGTGGACCCGTCCTCCAGCCGTACCGGCGGCTCCATCCTGGGCGACAAGACCAGGATGGAGCGGCTCGCGGTGGACCCGGCCGCGTTCGTACGCCCCTCCCCCACCGCCGGCACGCTGGGCGGAGTGGCCAAGGCGACCCGGGAGTCCGTCGTGGTGATGGAGGCGGCCGGCTACGACGTGGTGCTGGTGGAGACGGTCGGCGTCGGTCAGTCGGAGACGGCGGTCGCCAATATGGTGGACACGTTTCTGCTGCTGACGCTGGCCCGCACCGGTGACCAGCTCCAGGGCATCAAGAAGGGTGTGCTGGAGCTGGCGGACGCGATCGCGGTGAACAAGGCCGATGGTCCGCACGAGCGGGACGCCCGCTCCGCGGCGCGTGAACTGGCGGGCGCGCTAAGGCTGATGCACCCGGTGGACGCGGCATGGACTCCACCGGTGCTGACGTGCAGCGCCCGGGAGTCCAGCGGTCTGGACACGTTGTGGGAGCGGCTGGAGCAGCACCGGGCCCTGCTGGAGTCGACGGGCAGGCTCGCAGCCAAGCGGAGCGAGCAGCAGGTCGACTGGACCTGGACGATGGTGCGGGACGACCTGCTGGACAGCCTGCGCGGCCATCCCGGGGTACGTGCGCTCGCGCCGGAGCTCGAACTGCGCGTACGGGAGGGCTCGTTGCCCGCCACGCTGGCCGCCGAGCAGATCCTGAAGGTGTTCCGGGGCCCCGGACAGGCGGCCCCGGACGGTTCCTAA